From the genome of Alistipes sp. ZOR0009, one region includes:
- a CDS encoding toxin-antitoxin system YwqK family antitoxin → MRNTAAALLLLMVLGGCTSKQTITINQVAFTYEGNDEQGTATNTYPEGQLKSYAELKNGLLDGKFANYAPNGKEKATYYYKNGKMEGPYKIYYPSGKIYEEGYCRNDAKDGLCVRYNIDGTKNAELLYAQKDMMGLTEYEGTKAVKYELHVTENIGALRQSNFKFSVTPTPKEVQYYVIANGDTKIIIGSTYTITRKPGQKFEFAAKGVTENKNVFRLTAAPM, encoded by the coding sequence ATGAGAAATACCGCAGCGGCCTTACTACTTTTAATGGTTTTAGGGGGATGCACCTCCAAGCAAACCATCACCATCAACCAGGTAGCCTTTACCTACGAGGGCAACGACGAGCAGGGAACGGCCACCAACACCTACCCCGAAGGGCAGCTGAAGTCGTATGCCGAGCTAAAAAACGGCCTGCTCGACGGGAAGTTCGCCAACTACGCCCCTAACGGCAAGGAGAAGGCAACCTACTACTACAAAAACGGGAAGATGGAGGGGCCCTACAAAATTTACTACCCCAGCGGAAAAATTTACGAGGAAGGCTACTGCCGCAACGACGCCAAAGACGGCCTGTGCGTTAGGTATAATATAGACGGCACCAAAAATGCCGAGCTGCTGTACGCCCAAAAGGATATGATGGGCTTAACCGAGTACGAAGGGACCAAGGCGGTAAAGTACGAGCTGCACGTAACCGAAAACATAGGCGCCCTACGCCAGTCGAACTTCAAGTTCAGCGTTACCCCTACCCCAAAAGAGGTGCAGTACTACGTGATAGCCAACGGCGACACGAAGATCATCATAGGCAGCACCTACACCATCACCCGAAAGCCCGGCCAAAAATTTGAGTTTGCCGCCAAGGGAGTTACCGAAAACAAGAACGTATTTAGGCTAACCGCCGCACCCATGT
- a CDS encoding tryptophanase — MELPFAESYKIKMVEPIRRSTREERERWIKEAHYNLFNLRSEYVFIDLLTDSGTGAMSDRQWSAMMLGDESYAGASSYYKLKDAIFNILGFPYYLPTHQGRAAENVLFSVLIKEGSYIPGNSHFDTTKGHIEFRKAHAVDLTIDEASNTQLEVPFKGNIDVNKLAEFLKTHSKEQVPFICMTVTNNTAGGQPVSMENLREVSKLAKQYGIPVLFDSARFAENAYFIKMREQGYADKSIKEIVKEMYQYADYMTMSSKKDAIVNMGGFIGFKDEETFQKATVYNIMFEGYVTYGGMSGRDMNALAVGLDEGTEFDTLDNRIRQVAYLGQKLDEYGIPYQRPAGGHAIFVDAKKVLPNVPREQFPAQTLGVELYVEAGIRGVEIGAILADRDPETRENRYPELELLRLAIPRRTYTNNHMDVVAAALKNVFDRRESITKGVEIVKEAPILRHFTVEMEKVK, encoded by the coding sequence ATGGAACTTCCATTTGCAGAGTCGTACAAAATTAAGATGGTAGAGCCTATTCGTCGTTCTACCCGCGAAGAGCGTGAGCGTTGGATTAAGGAAGCTCACTACAACCTGTTTAACCTACGCAGCGAGTACGTGTTTATCGACTTGCTAACCGACTCGGGCACTGGCGCCATGAGCGATCGCCAGTGGAGCGCCATGATGCTGGGCGATGAGAGCTACGCTGGTGCCAGCTCGTACTACAAGCTAAAGGATGCCATCTTCAACATCCTTGGATTTCCTTACTACCTGCCAACCCACCAGGGACGTGCTGCCGAAAACGTGCTTTTCTCGGTGCTTATTAAGGAGGGATCGTACATTCCTGGAAACTCGCACTTCGACACCACCAAGGGGCACATCGAGTTCCGTAAGGCGCACGCGGTAGATCTTACCATCGACGAGGCTTCGAACACCCAGCTCGAGGTGCCTTTTAAGGGGAATATCGACGTAAACAAGCTGGCCGAATTCCTTAAAACGCACAGCAAGGAGCAGGTTCCCTTTATCTGTATGACCGTTACCAACAACACCGCTGGTGGTCAGCCTGTATCTATGGAAAACCTTCGCGAGGTTAGCAAGCTGGCCAAGCAGTACGGTATTCCGGTGCTATTCGACTCGGCTCGTTTTGCCGAAAACGCCTATTTTATTAAGATGCGCGAGCAGGGCTACGCCGATAAGAGCATTAAGGAGATTGTAAAGGAGATGTACCAGTATGCCGACTATATGACCATGAGCTCTAAGAAGGATGCCATTGTGAATATGGGTGGATTTATTGGCTTTAAGGACGAGGAAACCTTCCAAAAGGCTACCGTTTACAATATAATGTTTGAGGGTTACGTTACCTACGGCGGTATGAGCGGTAGGGATATGAATGCTCTAGCTGTTGGTTTGGACGAAGGAACCGAATTCGATACGCTTGATAACCGCATTCGTCAGGTTGCCTACCTTGGTCAGAAGCTCGACGAGTATGGTATTCCTTACCAGCGTCCTGCCGGTGGCCACGCCATCTTTGTTGATGCCAAGAAGGTGCTTCCTAACGTACCTCGCGAGCAATTCCCTGCCCAAACGTTGGGCGTGGAGCTTTACGTAGAGGCCGGTATTCGTGGTGTTGAGATTGGCGCCATCCTTGCCGACCGCGATCCAGAAACCAGAGAAAACCGCTACCCAGAGCTGGAACTGCTTCGTTTGGCCATCCCTCGTCGTACCTACACCAACAACCATATGGACGTGGTTGCTGCTGCGCTAAAGAACGTATTCGATAGGCGCGAGAGCATCACCAAGGGGGTTGAGATTGTGAAGGAAGCTCCAATACTTCGCCACTTTACCGTAGAAATGGAAAAGGTAAAGTAG
- a CDS encoding MATE family efflux transporter yields the protein MKDFTEGSVSKLILNFSIPMLIGNVFQSLYSIIDSVIVGQYLGTKALAAVGASYPIIFFIIALVIGIGGGGSIVIAQYFGAKQYDKVKKASDTINLFLLGSGLVIAVAGLFLSRPILRLIQLPDELLDDATLFLQIYLAGMVLAFGFNGVISILRGVGDSKTPLYFLIISTIGNIVLDILFIGYFGWGIAGAAIATILAQAIAFAMAIVYLNKYHKIIGYRFKGWSFDREIFRQCIRIGLPSGIQQTFVALGMTALMGIVNSFGTNVIAAYSTASRIDSLAMMPAMNFSVALSTFVGQNIAVKKMERIRKGLISTLWLSMGLTLAVTVVILIFGKDMMRMFTDNQEVIGIGAQYLTVVAMFYWVFTAMFTINGLLRGAGATMVPMLTTLVSLWAVRVPAAYILAKWIGVSGIWLSIPIGWAVGLVGAYAYYRTGKWKNKTVFDSKGRGNAAEAMMGEMEV from the coding sequence ATGAAGGACTTTACCGAGGGCAGCGTTTCTAAGCTTATTTTGAACTTCTCCATTCCTATGCTCATAGGTAATGTATTTCAATCGTTATACAGCATTATCGATAGCGTGATTGTGGGGCAATACCTCGGCACCAAGGCGCTTGCGGCGGTGGGAGCCTCGTATCCCATCATCTTCTTTATTATTGCGCTGGTAATTGGGATTGGCGGCGGTGGCTCTATCGTTATCGCTCAGTACTTCGGGGCTAAGCAGTACGATAAGGTTAAAAAGGCTTCGGATACGATCAACCTATTTCTGTTGGGGTCGGGTTTGGTTATTGCCGTTGCGGGGCTTTTCCTCTCGCGGCCTATCTTGAGGCTCATTCAGTTACCCGACGAGCTGCTCGACGATGCCACCCTGTTTCTGCAAATCTACCTGGCTGGTATGGTGCTCGCCTTTGGCTTTAACGGGGTAATCTCCATCCTCCGTGGGGTGGGCGATTCCAAAACGCCGCTTTACTTTCTGATAATATCTACCATTGGTAATATTGTGCTCGATATTCTTTTTATCGGCTACTTTGGGTGGGGCATTGCCGGTGCCGCCATTGCTACCATTTTGGCGCAGGCTATAGCGTTTGCCATGGCCATCGTTTACCTTAATAAGTACCATAAGATAATTGGCTATCGCTTTAAGGGATGGTCGTTCGATCGGGAGATCTTCCGTCAGTGCATCCGGATAGGGCTGCCTTCGGGTATTCAGCAAACCTTTGTGGCGCTGGGTATGACTGCTCTTATGGGGATTGTAAACTCCTTCGGAACAAATGTTATTGCGGCCTACAGCACCGCCTCGCGTATCGACTCGCTGGCTATGATGCCGGCCATGAATTTTTCGGTGGCCCTATCAACCTTTGTGGGGCAAAATATTGCGGTCAAAAAGATGGAGCGCATACGTAAGGGGCTAATATCCACCCTTTGGCTCTCGATGGGGCTTACGCTGGCCGTTACGGTGGTTATCCTAATCTTTGGCAAGGATATGATGCGCATGTTTACCGACAACCAGGAGGTTATCGGTATCGGAGCACAGTACCTTACCGTTGTCGCAATGTTTTACTGGGTGTTTACGGCCATGTTTACCATTAACGGGCTGCTGCGTGGCGCGGGTGCTACCATGGTTCCGATGCTTACTACGCTGGTTTCGCTTTGGGCGGTACGTGTGCCTGCAGCCTATATTCTGGCAAAATGGATAGGGGTTAGCGGCATTTGGCTTTCAATCCCAATTGGCTGGGCGGTGGGCCTCGTTGGAGCCTACGCATACTACCGAACAGGTAAGTGGAAGAATAAAACGGTGTTCGATAGCAAGGGGCGTGGTAATGCCGCCGAAGCAATGATGGGCGAAATGGAGGTGTAA
- a CDS encoding YicC/YloC family endoribonuclease yields the protein MIKSMTGYGKAEQEILGKKITVEVRSLNSKQLDLNVKLPMSYREHELELRSEVSKKLVRGKVDLFVFVESTKEEAPASINKDVFASYYAQVKAVSDELGISLVNEPVVQTILRMPDVLHVERQEVTPEEIVALKTAVQQALTEIEKFRVQEGSALIADVLGRVDKIGSKVVDVEVYEKSRIEVIKNRIASNIAEFVPQANIDQNRFEQELIFYIEKLDITEEKVRLRNHCKYFHEVCAQEETPGRKLGFVAQEMGREINTLGSKANDSDIQKIVVQMKDELEKIKEQILNIL from the coding sequence ATGATAAAATCGATGACCGGCTACGGAAAGGCCGAGCAGGAGATATTAGGAAAAAAGATAACTGTCGAAGTTCGTTCCCTAAATAGTAAGCAGCTCGATTTGAACGTTAAGTTGCCCATGTCGTACCGCGAGCATGAGCTGGAGTTGCGTTCAGAGGTCTCAAAAAAGTTGGTTCGTGGCAAAGTCGACCTTTTTGTGTTTGTAGAATCAACCAAGGAGGAGGCTCCGGCATCAATCAATAAAGACGTATTTGCCAGTTACTACGCGCAGGTTAAGGCTGTTTCGGACGAGTTGGGCATTAGCTTGGTTAACGAGCCCGTTGTTCAAACTATTCTTCGTATGCCCGATGTGCTGCACGTAGAGCGCCAGGAGGTAACCCCCGAAGAGATCGTTGCGCTAAAAACCGCCGTTCAGCAGGCCCTTACCGAGATCGAGAAGTTTCGCGTTCAGGAAGGTAGCGCCCTTATTGCCGATGTGCTAGGACGTGTTGACAAAATTGGTAGCAAGGTGGTCGATGTGGAGGTGTACGAAAAAAGCCGCATCGAGGTAATTAAGAATAGAATTGCCAGCAACATTGCGGAGTTTGTTCCTCAGGCAAATATCGACCAAAACCGTTTTGAGCAGGAGCTTATATTCTACATCGAGAAGCTGGATATTACCGAAGAGAAGGTTCGCCTAAGAAACCACTGCAAATATTTCCACGAAGTTTGCGCACAGGAGGAGACTCCAGGCCGTAAGTTGGGTTTTGTGGCTCAGGAAATGGGGCGCGAAATCAACACCTTAGGTTCTAAGGCTAACGATTCCGATATTCAAAAGATTGTCGTTCAAATGAAGGACGAACTCGAAAAAATTAAAGAACAAATCCTTAACATCCTGTAA
- the gmk gene encoding guanylate kinase gives MSGKMIIFSAPSGAGKTTIVRHLLSKFNRFEFSISATSRAPRGSEKHGHDYFFLSAEEFKKRIKDDEFVEWQEVYTDNFYGTLKSELDRIWAKDNVVVFDVDVVGGVNLKKMFPDCSLSIFIMPPSVSELRNRLVERGTDSPEAIERRVAKAEEELSYASKFDFVLVNDDLEAAKEAAHRKIAEFLNS, from the coding sequence ATGAGCGGTAAAATGATAATTTTCTCAGCACCTTCTGGCGCTGGGAAAACCACTATTGTGAGGCATCTTCTCTCTAAGTTTAACCGATTCGAGTTTTCTATTTCGGCCACCTCACGTGCTCCGCGCGGTAGCGAAAAGCACGGCCATGATTACTTCTTTTTATCGGCCGAGGAGTTTAAGAAGCGTATTAAAGACGACGAGTTTGTGGAGTGGCAGGAGGTTTATACGGATAACTTTTACGGTACCCTCAAGTCGGAACTCGATAGAATTTGGGCTAAAGATAACGTGGTTGTATTTGATGTAGATGTGGTAGGAGGTGTTAATCTAAAAAAGATGTTTCCCGATTGCTCGCTGTCTATATTCATAATGCCGCCATCGGTTTCTGAGCTTAGAAATCGGTTGGTCGAGCGGGGAACCGATTCGCCAGAAGCAATAGAGCGGAGGGTGGCCAAAGCCGAAGAGGAGCTTTCGTACGCCTCTAAGTTCGATTTTGTGCTGGTGAATGACGATCTGGAGGCTGCCAAAGAGGCTGCCCATCGTAAAATTGCCGAGTTTTTGAACTCTTAA
- the nadD gene encoding nicotinate (nicotinamide) nucleotide adenylyltransferase: MFVGLYFGSFNPIHNGHISIATQMLQKVGFDEIWFIVSPLNPLKTGAELASNIDRLRMVELAVADQNFPFKASDVEFNLPTPSYTIDTLSELKHKYPTFRFGIIMGSDNVASIERWKSYREILLHYSIFFFPRLGDDSDFLAEKYGVTKIQADYLDISSTQIRMLVGKGMLIDGLVSDLVRSYIQINNLYLSL, encoded by the coding sequence ATGTTTGTAGGACTCTACTTTGGATCTTTCAACCCGATTCATAACGGGCATATAAGCATAGCAACGCAAATGCTACAAAAGGTGGGCTTCGACGAGATCTGGTTTATTGTAAGCCCCCTAAACCCTCTAAAAACAGGAGCCGAGTTGGCTTCGAATATCGATAGATTGCGGATGGTAGAGCTCGCAGTTGCCGATCAAAATTTCCCATTTAAGGCTTCGGACGTTGAGTTTAATCTCCCTACTCCCTCCTACACGATTGATACACTATCAGAACTAAAGCATAAATACCCAACCTTTCGCTTTGGTATCATTATGGGTAGCGATAACGTTGCCTCTATCGAGCGTTGGAAATCTTATCGCGAGATTCTTCTGCATTATTCTATCTTTTTCTTTCCTCGTTTGGGCGATGATTCCGACTTTCTTGCAGAAAAATATGGCGTTACCAAAATTCAGGCCGACTATCTTGATATTTCATCCACTCAAATTAGGATGCTGGTAGGTAAGGGAATGCTCATCGATGGGTTAGTCTCAGATCTGGTTCGTTCCTATATTCAAATCAACAATCTTTACCTTAGCCTCTAG